In Arachis hypogaea cultivar Tifrunner chromosome 2, arahy.Tifrunner.gnm2.J5K5, whole genome shotgun sequence, a genomic segment contains:
- the LOC112738504 gene encoding putative pentatricopeptide repeat-containing protein At1g68930, whose amino-acid sequence MAIRNVVAWNTVIVGCGNCGEVIDVMKILRDMLLEGFFPDELTISSVLSSCGYASAITETQQAHALAVKLSFQEFVSVSNSLITAYSKCGNITNAFKCFRLMLEPDLVTYTSLINAYAFHGLGKEAAEKFEKMISCGIKPDRISFLGILSACVHCGFVNAGLHYFTLMTDV is encoded by the coding sequence ATGGCGATTCGAAATGTTGTGGCATGGAATACCGTGATTGTTGGGTGTGGAAATTGTGGCGAAGTGATTGATGTTATGAAGATTCTCAGAGATATGTTACTCGAAGGATTTTTCCCCGATGAACTCACTATTTCCAGCGTTCTTAGCTCGTGTGGCTATGCTTCTGCCATAACTGAAACTCAGCAAGCTCATGCCTTGGCAGTTAAGCTGTCATTTCAAGAATTTGTATCTGTTTCCAATTCTTTGATTACTGCATACTCCAAGTGTGGTAACATAACTAATGCATTCAAATGCTTCAGATTGATGTTAGAACCTGATCTTGTTACATACACTTCACTGATAAATGCATATGCATTCCATGGTCTTGGCAAAGAAGCAGCTGAGAAGTTTGAGAAGATGATATCTTGCGGCATAAAACCTGACCGGATTTCTTTTCTTGGCATTCTCTCTGCTTGTGTGCATTGCGGATTCGTGAACGCAGGACTGCACTACTTCACATTAATGACAGATGTGTAA